The segment tgTAGTATAATTCGCTACTGAGATTGTAGTATCTTTAAATTATTTTGTGTGATGTAGATAATTTGAACGTGTAAATTTTATGTCCAAAGACATTGTACATACTGTACTGTACAGGCTGTATAAAAATTAATGGTCATCCATTGTaggagtgaatctacacctctggattggtggacatttgtaaaagaaacttgccgcaaaattgtttacaccaaagaaaattgttgttaaagtttgtttttacattaacaccttctactcatcgaaaagagaaaaagtttaTAAGGTACCATACATcgtaaacaaatagttattgagatacaaGCTGTTGAAATTTTTGCAGAacttgattgtgtggagttataggTATTTACAAATTtgcagaatcttctgttcctccgttgGATCCACAGCATACTGCCGTTTACGCGAATACTTCGAAGTGGTACGCGACGGAACATagctgattctcgaaaaatcaatatcttatTGGAAACGATTATTTGTGTTTCAATCGATCAgtgatcgaatacattgtatgaTGGAAGGGCAGAGTTTCCGCGCGGAAGTCGCATTTAGATCGTAAAACTATTTTGATCGTGGTCGTAGTAACTtctcgttcgctgtcacgatttcggaaagtgtgttgtgtagCGTTTAGTGATTGTGTAGAAGCGTGGTATTTTGTGCTTTGAAAAACAGGCACATTTATTCGGACGTATTCGCGTGAGTAAATAATAGTGTGCTGTGGATTCGaccggaggaacagaagattctgaaaaatttgtaagtatactttacattagtatttcataatgtaggattagtactcttatgtataacaatgaatagaaaaacaaactttaacaagaATTTTCTTTGGTACATataaattttgcggcaagtttctcttacaaatgtccaccgatctagaggtgtagattcacccctagaacggatgaccattatttTTTATCTACAAGATTATAAATACTGTGCACTTCATTATTAAGATAATTTATATTGTAAATTATTGCAACTGAACTACGTATAGGGGTGCCAGCTTTggcatattactttttttaacaaaataaaaaggTTTTACAAAAACAAGTGGAGAGCAGTTTGGACTTGATTGATTTCGAGCGAGGCAGAAAGGATGTGCAGTCTCGATTTCGTTTGCATAAAATTCTGTATATTTCGTGTCGCATAAACTTTAAAAGGAATAGTTATAACGTGTAAGATAATTTACAAAAAGCATAAATTACTACATCTAAAACATGATCTGTAGCCGACTCCTACTACAGAGAACACGTTTATCGCCTACCACCGTACAGTGGTAATATTAAAAACTATCTGGATCGAACCATATTACATTCTACATGCGCGCATACTTTTACAAAATAGAATAGTCATGAATCTGTACTTTGGAAATCTTCCGTATAAGACATTGTACAAGTAGTATATATCCGCaatggatcgtcgcaagacacCCGTTTTTCTCGGAAATTGTCGCTCAATGATTTTTCGTACAAAAGTGATAAATAAATAAGAGGAGCCTTAGAAAAGTGTGGTCTCAAGGGTGCGTTTCTCGGAGTCGTCCTGAACATTTGGAACAAGTACCGAAAAAGTCATGCCGCCCTTCACAATTTCTTAATGTAGCTAACAACCGCCGTGTGCGGAAGTGCCGGTGAAAATATCGGTTTGCCATATTCGTCGACATATTCTGCATAAGGTAGCGTATAGATCTGTTCGAAACCGAGTCCTGTACATAGTTTCCCCGAGAAGAAGGAGGAGCAATCAGCGCGAACAATGTGGAATCCTTTCTCCCTTCCGATTTCCCTGCAAAGAAAACAAGCGTGAACATTTTGCATTCACGTGGGAAGACAAGAGGAAAATTTCAATCTTATCTTATATCTTTTAAAAGAGAAGACGTTTTAGGATAAAAGGTGCCCCTTTTAATCAAATCTATGGACTTTATATCAaaagaattaataattttttcaacaattcgttTCTTAATACCGTTTTTCTATATCTTAAAAAATATGATACGATTATTTCCCGAATATTCTTGTTGGGAATCTTTTTTGATACAGTTTAACACTTTGGCTACCGGAGCTACTCTTTAGCTGATTCTAACTAACAATCTCGAAAGAAGTCGTTGGATAATACTACTGAAGAAGTTGTCGTCGCCATTGAACtgtttgttaaaaaattctcaATTATTCATGTGTGATCTTTAAAGGTCTGCTAACCGTAAGATAGAATATTAATATTGCAACTAATTACGccattgaaaaaattaatgatcGTTATGCCTACATCGTCTTTTCCAGCAGAGCCTTGGCGATTCCTTTGCCCCTCCAATTTGTGTCCACGGAGATTATCCTGATTTCGAGGGTGTTCAACCCCCGGAACTGTCCAACCTGGTTCACGTTCCTGTCCACGTAGTTCAGTAGCCTGAGGATCTTCTTGAATTTTGGATTTTTACAGGTGCGTATGTATTCCGGTTCGTCTTCGGTTGACGGTTCCATTTTTCCTGCGCATCGATTGAATAATGCAACCGTGTAATGCAACCTTCGGGTGTGTATTTTACACAATCTTAGCTACTTTGCAAAACAAAGTTGCACATCGTCTTGCATACCAAGAATAGAGTAAGTTTGCGTAACTCACGTTGGTGCATTGACAATGAATAAGTAGCATTTAGAGCGATAATAATAAGAGATAATGACTCGACCGCGTACTCCGTTGTGTGCGTCTAATAAGAAACATTGTTGCAAGGTTGAGGTACAGTTGACACGCAGAGTACTGGCAAAATTATGCAACGGTCGAGGAGGAAGAGCTCGTTGAAGAAAAATAAGTAGAAAAATAGAGGAAGACGTATTTTCAGTTCCGACTCGTGCGTCTGTCTCTCGCTCGCCTTTTCTACTTGTGATTCGAAgtcgattttttcaaattcgAAGGTCGGTACGAGCAAGATTGCATTCTACACTTTCAATTCGCTTTCGCCCGAAGAACGATTTCGGaagcaccctgtatacaatgcGCTAGCATGTTGCACAGGTGAACGGCGATCGGCCATAGATTCTGTTTCTAAAGGTCTCTAATTACCATAAAGTGTACGATTTCCCGATGTTACTTATTTGCAACTGTTGGAGCGCGATTAAAGTCTCATCTGTTTCGATCGTATCAAATTTCAACGATCTTTATCGGCAACGATCAACATCGATTACAGCGCAATCAAACGATATCGACACTTAATCGTTCGAAACGCAGAGATCACAGGCGTTGAATCGGCGCGATTACCAAACCCATTGCCGATAAGTTCAATTAGCGGTTTGAATTTTTCAAGCGTCTCAAGGATCGAGCGGTAGTTACGAGTCCGTTGGTATGCTCTTATTGTTACCCGTTTTTAACCGGTTTCTTTTTGTCGTCGCGACGCGCGGCTCGAGCCCATTTTTTTCCAATCTCAATAACGCACGGCTAACTGGACCCGACGATAGAGTAACGTAATTACCGCGAGATTGCGACAACCGGTAGCGATTAATAAGCCTCACAGCTTGCTCGGTGTTCTCATAACAATTTATGTAACGTTTGTGCGGTACCGTTTTGCCGTAGGTGTGTCCGCCACCTCCCTCGCGGGCCGATTTTTACCAGATAGAGAACCGACGCCGACGACTCTTTACGCTGTGTGTATGCTCGGAGTAAAAATCTGTTCGTCCGCCTCCAAGGTCCTGCCATCCGAGAGATCCTCGTTATCTATCGCGCGGATCTATTCGACAACGAAGAAGGCAATGCCGCGGCGTCCTTCGGCTACGAATCGAAGAGATATTTTTCCGGCTCGTGTCGATAATGGTCGAGAATCGGATGCAAATTTCGTCGCCACCAAACGATTCGTCATCGCTTCGTGCTCGCAGAACATTTTCGTTCGACGTGTCATCGTTTCCCGCTGAGAATAACACGTTCTCGGTACCCGGACCGTATTATTAACCCAGATACATCGACACCAGCGTAAACAGTCCCGTGTGCCGCATTCAACTTGCCCGTTAACCCTTTCAGACCTCGACACCGTCGGCTTTTAGCCGAGATTTTTCGCCTAAATGGAAGCTGTCCAAACAACGCGCGTTTTAAACTGGACAGGCTATTTAAATTATCAGAACATATAGAACCACGAGTAACCATTTGTAACTCCTACTCGTTTGCCGCCTCGTGATTCACATACTCGTTTTacttatgaatagactgcggatctctatgtatTTATGGTATTGACACATTTTTCAAATACATGAAAACATGTATATTAGCAAACATTAGTCACATTTTACTCCATTTATATTATAAGGAATTTTCTAGTTGACGTATTGGATTTTTCGTCGTCCTGGTTTTGCTAAAGTAAtcgtttgcataaagacccgcagtctagtcatgtgTACACTCGCAGGAAACATAAACTTTCTTCATTCATTTCATTTATATGTATAGGATGTTTGACGATAGGTGGAAGAAAGCGTAAGGGATGATCGTTCGAGGCAACACAAGACAAACTTGTACTCTTGTGAGAGAAGAAGAATCTTTAGTAGGAAGGGTGCTTACCATTAAGCGTGACGCCCACAATGGCGCCACTGGTGGAGACCGCCATGAGGCTGAGGTTGTTCTCCATGGAGGAGGTGCTGCAATAATCCTCCAACTCGAGGCAGGTGCTGTCCTCGCTTTCCGGTATCAGCTGGATCGAGTGATTGAGCGGTTCGTCTCTGAAGAAGAATCGCCTGAGGAACTTCAGTATCCTGAGTTTGTCGTCCTTCGTGACGGTCTGGATGTGGTAGTCCATGCCGACGGGTTTCGGCTCCGCTGAATCCGCCAGCTGTAACACATCGTGTAAGAATCATCGTTTCGGTCTCGATCATTTCAGAGATGATTTTCTTTTCCGCGTGGACGACGCCGTTGCTCGTACGGAACCGGAAATCCAGTACGATCCGGTCCGTCTTTTACTGGAGCACGTGTGACATGGCTGAACAATGCGCGGCCGTGTCGTTGAAAGTTCTCGGTTACAGTATATCTTGCGACACAGCCAGTATGTATGGTAAATGTAACCCAATGCAACAAGAGGCTGGAACAACATTGGCTGTTTTCACGGCGACGGGAATTGAATTAGCGCTTTCACACGCGACAATTAACGTGGGCCCGTCGTAGCATCGCGCCGCGGCCTGTGCCGCAATTCGCGTTGCGTTCCCGTTTCTGCTGCGCTTTATCTCGATCGGTCCTCTTAGACCGCGGTTATACTGATTGCGATTGTCAATAATCGTCTCGCTCGTTTCTATGTGTTCGTGAGGCGTCCGAACCGTCTCCGCGAGAACCCATTCGACCAGATCGCATTGGAACAAATAACATCTTTTCCATTGTTGAGGCTTCTGAGATTCAGGTCTGTCGCAATATTTCCGCAAATCATGTACCCTATGAATTATTTTGCTAGTACTGATCAATAGACCACCGATATTTGCAAGTTATAGAAGCTACGTAGACATTTAGTTTACTTTTTAGAAGAATATGTATGTATTGTTATCAACTCGCTAAAAAGATGaagagataatttttattttgcataaagatcggcagctTATGAATGAGAATCGTATTCAGCATAACCACAGCCTAACGCTACCAACGTGGTCGTGTACGTACGCTATCGTTGATCTAGTTTCATGCAATGATTCACAACGGTTAATAGGACCGCGTCGCGGTTCCATTTTCATTTCGACGACAATAGCAAAGAATTCGCGCGATCCTCTCCGGCTATTTTCCGTCCCATCGATCGGCCGATATACATTTTCCTTGGACGAACAGGAGAATCTACCGCAACGCGCTTGTTTACATAATTCCCTGAAGATTATGTACCGTAATGGCACCTGTATTTTTGATTACATCATGTCAGGGAGACGGATCCGGCGGAAGATAAAGTTTCAGCCGGTACTCCTTTCGTAATTAGCTTCCCTTAATGACCCCTCATCTTGTCTTTTATCAAAGCCAGAGACGAGTACCGTTTCAATGCTATCAACGACCTCGTTCTTCTGCTCGATCAAATGGCCAATTATAATTCTAATAATCGTACATTGTTTCGCTCGTAATTGCCGGCGTATTGTACAGTCATCCTCCCGATGTACGGTGCCGCGTGATTTTGGAGGCCGCCGAAGATGACCGATTTGATTTCGAATCGATCGCGGCCTCTCGAAGTTTCAAATAATTTCGTATGGTTCTTACCGCGCTGTAAACGTTCGGAAAATTGGCGACTGGCTTACCGTGTACTTGGAAACTTTCTGGACATCGTTCGCGAAATTCGTGAACGCCTTGGCAACGCCGATGCCGGCCGAATTCTCAAGATTAGAGGTCCGTATGGCGTCCATGGTGAATATTCGGTGAAGTTTACCCGCAGAGTACTCGATCGTTTGTatatttctatgaaaatttcGGCGCCGGTCTACGATTCGAACATCCGATGGGTCACTGAATGTAGCGCACCGGGGACTACGCCAATAACACACGATGCTCGTTGTTGACGTCGAGGTAGTAATCCAACACTGCGCTTTGTGATAGGACGTCGCCTGTCTTATATACGCTCAGATCAGGCAAAAGCCGCTCTTACAGGGACAGGCGAATATATGTAGTTTAGGAAGCTTGCGAATCGCCACCAACGCAGTCGATCCCCACGCCCCTCGTGTTCCTCTTCTGCCGATTTTTTTATCGGAATATCGAGTTGATCGTTCTATTTTTCCAAGGAAACTCGCGTTTCCAAGTCGGTTCGCTTAGCCTCTAGAGCTGGAAACCGCGGTGGCTCGACGACTCGACGCGCGTGTATTCGCCGCCATTTTCTCTAATGTTTCGATTTTTATCCGTGTTCTCTATGCCATTTGAAAATTACGCTATTCTTTTAAATGCGTCTTGGATTTTCGAATTTAGTGAAGCCATTATTTTGTTTcgaattgaaaaatatgcaGTGTTAAATTGAGGAATTCGATCTTTCTGACGTGTTCTTTCGTTTCACTATCATCGAGGCGTTACATGATCTTCCCGTTTTAAGCACAAATCTTTTCGACGTTGTTTTGACTCCTCGatccaatttctataaaaaaaCACGTAGggaattttcgtcattttcaaaATGACACTGCACAATGTCTATCCTGaaacgaaagaaatttttaacgaaattaaaaaaTCCAAAATGCTGAAGTTTAGAATGCTATTAAACGTACATATGACAAGTCTATTTTTAAGATGATCTTGTAATTGAAGCACAAGCAACAGGACTTGTGCACCAACTCAATGCTGCGAAGTAAAGGGTATATTCACGAATAAACCAGAGTAGCGTCCGCCATCTTTTCCGATTAGGATATGAGGGATGTAGAAGGGTTAAAAAGAAGTAACCGATATGATAAATTTTGTCTTCACAGTTTCAGTTTTATTAAGGGGgtggactcgtttctaggattgcaatgGTACAGGGATGCGCCttttcatttctcaataatgtaatggtggggcttttcagtagtcaaaagcaatAGATAAAAGATGGATCTACGcggcaatcgccctcaaaagttctatttttacgtttacgaagcgtaattcgCATTAATTCGGCTGCATCTAGCTGTcgtagctttatgaaaataactgcatgcgcagctttatgcttccgaataatgcaaattacgtatcgtaaacgtaaataaattttaaaaaataccacgtttttaaaacggactagaaagtataaaataatttttcatagccccgtacagattcctaaccccatgCAGATAgttctgaaaatttgtgattgtgaatttttaatagctatgaaaatacttgtaacacaacagttcatatcatttgcagtgcaataaaattgttggtgacttaggtgaactattcatgcatcaattatctattgcatgcgccgcacgtttttcgttttaaatcttacaagtattttcatagctattaaaaattcacaatcgcaAATTTTCAGGAGTTAGTGGAGTGAGAACGCGTAgtagagtagggagcgctgtcgcgcggagtggggaccGCTGAACGCGattacgtactaccgagcgtcgcgcggggaggtgtaacggttaaatttattaatagtttACATCCTCTAAATGCATAggctttccaaaaaattttttttttaatattgtaatattgtaataagtagatcgattttttatctagcgcttttgactactgaaaaaccccatctttcaAATCACCCATCTCAAAAAATCGCATCCCGcaaccttgcaatcctggaaacgagtccaacaccttaattcaattcTTTTGATTTTATGGAATATTTGTAGGATGATGAGAGATCCGGCAGGCATCGCTTTAAAGTGTATTTATGGCCGAAAAATCATGCGACCACAGGTAGATAAATTGTCGCGCAGACCACGGCGTTCCCGATGGTCGCCGTTCGAGTCCCACAGTAATTCACGCTGGACAGAACAGTGCCGAGAGAAGATTTAATGTTCTCGAGAGATTTGTACCATGCCTTGTACCAGGTTTTATCATTTGATATCGCTGGATGCAAATGAAACGAGCTCGGCAGATTGAAAATACGTCGGGAACACGTTCGGCTTCGCTTGCCACACGCGATCGGCTACGCGTACGGTAACAACGACAACGTTAATAGAAAACTGAAAAAAGGGGGGAAATTATTAGCCGGCACGTTTACAACGTATTGTATGGGTGGATCCTGGCACACGTTAGGATGATGATAGTCAAGAACATGTGCTATTAATCGAGCTGAGTATCCTCGAAGCCGTTCTTTCACGAAGGTGACACGTGCGACGTTCAAATCGTCGCATCTTTTTATCCGGTGTCATCCACAATAATTAACGATATTAGTCTATTACGTTGGTGGGTCAATCGCGACCCACCATAAAATTCCGTCATCCTTCCAACCATTGACTGCGGACTTTTAtcagaaataaaaattagttgcaTCGATTGTAGAAAACAGGTTTTAAATAAAACTGTATGTCTTCGTTTAATAGCATAAAAAGTGACTCACAGGTATTGTTTTATAAGAATGACAAGATTGGATATATCTAAGTGGCTCGTCAATTTTTATTGCAGTATATTTCACTTGTACTATTAGATGACGACCGTTAGAAATAATCTGTAAAAAATCCAGAGATTGGGTAACACGAACAGCGAGCGAAGAATATTTTTTCCCGACTAACAAGTGAACCGGCGCTAGAACGGTTAATTAATTCGTAGCTGTTGATTAATGGCTGCAAGGATTGCATTCTTCGAAGGATACGGGTGTCTTAATGCCCGCGAAATGATATTCACGATTCCCATAGTACATTGTACAAAAAGAATCGTTGATGATTTCCCAAGCAATCGCAGCGATTCGTTCCTCGAGTTCAGTGCAGACACGGAGTCTGCGTCGCATCGATTCGATCGGAAAAAATATTTCCTCGTCGTTGGGAGCGAAGCTTCCGGGTACACCGAAAACCGATTAACCGTGAGGCGAAGCGTTTGTTTCGGAAAATCACCGAGAGAAGTGTTCCATGAATCCTCCAGCGAACTCCTCGAATCCGTCTAGTTTGCATGAAATTAAAAGTCGATTGTCCGTTGTATTCGGATGCAAATTGgggacgtcgcgcgtcgcgtcgattgCCATTGCTCGCAGTTGAATATCGAATGACTCCGGCTACGTTACTCGCTTTTGAAATTGAAAGTCAAGACACCTGTTATAGACTTTCATACCTCGTCTCGGGTTTCCGTCCGTATACAGTGGCTCGCAAAAATGAGAAACCGCTATCTCGCTTttacggttttcgaaaaataaagaatatgcAATATGCTATCAGAATTTATTCTGTTGCTTGCCTTCttcgtaaatattttctttagcAGA is part of the Lasioglossum baleicum chromosome 6, iyLasBale1, whole genome shotgun sequence genome and harbors:
- the LOC143209590 gene encoding arylalkylamine N-acetyltransferase 1 isoform X2, encoding MDYHIQTVTKDDKLRILKFLRRFFFRDEPLNHSIQLIPESEDSTCLELEDYCSTSSMENNLSLMAVSTSGAIVGVTLNGKMEPSTEDEPEYIRTCKNPKFKKILRLLNYVDRNVNQVGQFRGLNTLEIRIISVDTNWRGKGIAKALLEKTMEIGREKGFHIVRADCSSFFSGKLCTGLGFEQIYTLPYAEYVDEYGKPIFSPALPHTAVVSYIKKL
- the LOC143209590 gene encoding arylalkylamine N-acetyltransferase 1 isoform X1, which translates into the protein MDAIRTSNLENSAGIGVAKAFTNFANDVQKVSKYTLADSAEPKPVGMDYHIQTVTKDDKLRILKFLRRFFFRDEPLNHSIQLIPESEDSTCLELEDYCSTSSMENNLSLMAVSTSGAIVGVTLNGKMEPSTEDEPEYIRTCKNPKFKKILRLLNYVDRNVNQVGQFRGLNTLEIRIISVDTNWRGKGIAKALLEKTMEIGREKGFHIVRADCSSFFSGKLCTGLGFEQIYTLPYAEYVDEYGKPIFSPALPHTAVVSYIKKL